The region CTCGATAAATGAAGTCTCGTCGTCGCCGTGCACATCCGAGCCGCCCTGGTCTGAGGGTGTGGAAATGAGCAGCATGCCCCCGGGACGCAGTGAGGCCTGGAAGTTACGGAACACCTCCACATCCTCCAGAATGTGCTCCATCACATCCACCGAAAGGATAAGGTCGTAGCTCTCAGGCTCGCGGAACTTCACCAGGTCGGCAATTTTGAACAGCACGTTATGGCGGCCGATGTTGCGCATAAAGCGGTTACAGTCCGAGACCTGCTCCTCCTTCACATCTACGGCAAGTATGCGCCACTTGCTGCTCATGCCCGAGAGCTTGTAGGTATACTGCCCGAAGCCGGAGCCGGCATCCAGGATGTGCTGCTCGCTGCCGCGGCGATGAGCAGCCCACTCGTTCAGCTCTTTGTGCACGTGCCAGGCGCGCAGCAACAGCAGGTCCAGCAGGTTGTAAAATACACGGCGCAGGAACGGTGTCTTGTTGAACACATCGCCAAGCACGCGCTTTATAGGGTCGTACTGCATAAGGGTGGTGTGCGGCCTGGGCCTACTTGTTAGGGTATGTTTCGTCGTCCTCGTCCTCCTCGCGGGGTGGCGGGATGTCTATGTTCTCGAACAGCTTGTCGATTTTGGCGGCATACTCAGCCGTATCATCCAGGTAGAAGATGAGTTCCGGGATGATGCGCACCTGGTTCTTGATGCGCTGCGCCAGCTGGTGGCGGATAGTTTTGGCGTTTACACGCACCTCCTGTAGCACAGCCTCGTTGTTCTGGGCCATCATGATGCTCAGGTATATTTTGGCCACACCCAGATCCGGCGACACGCGTACCACACTCACCGATATATAAGCGCCTCCAAACAGGTGCGGCACCTCTCTTTGAAAGATGTCTGCCAGCTCTTTTTGAATCAGGCGCGAGAATTTCTGTTGTCTTTTACTTTCCATACGAAGATGCAAATATCATATTAATTTCGCATTTTTACCCCAAAAGCGCCCTATTCATTTCGGGGAGGGCACCATACTTAGGCAAGCTGGGGCAAGGGCTTTTGCTGTTTTATCCCTAACTATCCCTTGCTGGGGTAACGTAAGACAGCTTTTATACTTGCCCGCGTGCTTTTTATACTTTAATACCGTTTTTCTAACTCTGTCTTTCCTTGATAAGTTACTTCCGTAGCATACTGCCTTCACGCCTTTTCCTGTTGATTTTGCTGTTTATAGGGATACAGCTACCGCTGGTGCTGCTCGGCATCCGGCCAACTGCTCCTGAGCTGCTGCACATGCTGGTGGGGGAGCGCCTGGCCGACGGCTACAACATGTACCGTGATATTTACGATAACACAGCACCCCTTTCGGCCCTAGTTTTCTGGCTGCTGGATGTGGTGGCAGGGCGCTCTTTTCTGGCGTACCGGCTTACGGCCATGGGGCTTATACTCCTGCAGGCGCTACTCCTAAACAGCACCCTGAACCGCCACAACGTGTATGCCACCAAAAACTATCTGCCGGCGCTGCTGTACCTGGTCCTGGGTAGCCTCTCGTTTGAGTTTAACATGCTCACGCCACTGCTCATCGGCAACACGTTTCTTATACTTTCGCTGCCCTACATCATCACGCTTAACCGCGAGGGGTTTGATAACAACCGTCTTTTTGTGGGTGGTTTTATGCTGGGCCTGGCGGCCATGAGTTACCTGCCGCTGGCGGTGTTCCTGCTGGTGGGCGTTTTTGCCGTTATCTTCTTTGCCTCCAACACCTTCCGTAGCACCATGCTCATGCTATGCGGCTTCCTTTTCCCGTATGCGGTGCTGATGACCTACTACATGTACACCAACACTGCCCAGGAGTTTCTGGAGCTGCATCTGCTGCGTCCCTGGCACCTGCAGGTGGCCTTTCTACGTCCTCCTTCCGATGTGGCCAAGCTCATGATGATCCCGGGGTTTGTACTGATACTCTCCTTACTCAGCGCCGCTTCCTTGCCGCAGCGCCTCGTGTTCCAGGTTAAGTTTCAGCAACTGATGTGGGTGTGGCTGCTAACGAGCCTGTTGGTCATTTTTACAAGGGATGAGATCTCGGTGGCCACCTTCGTGATTATACTTCCGCCGGTGGCCTACTTCGGGCAGTTCTTTTTCACCTCCAACCGCAAAGGCTGGATCCTGAACACCGTGTTCCTGGTGATGCTGGCGGTAGCGCTGCTGCTGCGCTACCGGCTCGTGCTGGGCATTAACCAGTTTATGCAGATGGACGAATCGCCGTTGCTGCTGCCGGAGCAGAGCCCGGTGCCTATGCAAAGCAGCACGGTGCTTGTGCTGGGCAGCGACATCAGCTACTATATGCAGAACAAGCCGGTGACGCCATACCTAAACTGGAACCTGGCGCAGCGCCACTTCAGCAGATTAAACGAATACCAGGCCGTGTTCCAGTTGCACGAGAACTTCAGGCATGAGATGCCGCAGTACCTGGTGGATAAAACCGGGCTGATGCCAGAGCT is a window of Pontibacter kalidii DNA encoding:
- a CDS encoding class I SAM-dependent methyltransferase — encoded protein: MQYDPIKRVLGDVFNKTPFLRRVFYNLLDLLLLRAWHVHKELNEWAAHRRGSEQHILDAGSGFGQYTYKLSGMSSKWRILAVDVKEEQVSDCNRFMRNIGRHNVLFKIADLVKFREPESYDLILSVDVMEHILEDVEVFRNFQASLRPGGMLLISTPSDQGGSDVHGDDETSFIEEHVRDGYNIREIEDKLRLAGFSKVQARYSYGKPGQVSWRLSMKYPLLMLNASKIFFVLLPFYYLVTFPVSLVLNWLDVNGRHPSGTGLIVKAWK
- the rbfA gene encoding 30S ribosome-binding factor RbfA, coding for MESKRQQKFSRLIQKELADIFQREVPHLFGGAYISVSVVRVSPDLGVAKIYLSIMMAQNNEAVLQEVRVNAKTIRHQLAQRIKNQVRIIPELIFYLDDTAEYAAKIDKLFENIDIPPPREEDEDDETYPNK